One genomic segment of Luteimonas galliterrae includes these proteins:
- the fabZ gene encoding 3-hydroxyacyl-ACP dehydratase FabZ, with protein MSASPALPLDAVGIQKLLPHRYPFLLVDRVVELEPFKRVLAYKSVTMNEPFFQGHFPGHPVMPGVLVIEALAQAGGLLSQLSHGTSADGKLFYLVKIDNAKFSKMVVPGDRLELEVTLKRTIRNMAMYQGIARVDGEQAACAEILCAEVKD; from the coding sequence ATGAGCGCTTCCCCCGCCCTGCCCCTCGACGCCGTCGGCATCCAGAAGCTGCTGCCGCATCGCTACCCGTTCCTGCTGGTCGACCGAGTGGTCGAACTGGAACCGTTCAAACGCGTGCTGGCGTACAAGAGCGTGACCATGAACGAGCCTTTCTTCCAAGGCCATTTCCCGGGCCATCCGGTGATGCCGGGCGTATTGGTGATCGAGGCGCTGGCGCAAGCCGGCGGACTGCTCTCGCAGCTGTCGCACGGCACCAGCGCGGACGGAAAGTTGTTCTATCTGGTCAAGATCGACAACGCCAAGTTCTCCAAGATGGTGGTGCCCGGCGACCGCCTGGAACTGGAAGTCACGCTCAAGCGCACGATCCGCAACATGGCCATGTACCAGGGCATCGCGCGCGTGGACGGCGAACAGGCCGCCTGCGCCGAGATCCTCTGCGCCGAGGTCAAGGACTGA